The Pseudodesulfovibrio cashew genomic sequence ACCGAGTTCGGCGTGTTCATCGGCATCGAGGAAGGCATCGACGGCCTGATTCACGTGTCCGACATCTCCTGGACCAAGAAGATCCGCCACCCCTCCGAGGTTTACAAGGTCGGCGATCCGGTCCAGGCCAAGGTCCTGACCGTGGACAAGGAGAACGAGAAGTTCACCCTGGGCGTGAAGCAGCTCACCGAGGACCCGTGGACTCAGGTCCCGGCCAAGTACCCCGTGGGCCAGATGATCACCGGTACCGTGACCAACATCACCGACTTCGGTCTCTTCGTCGAGGTCGAGGAAGGCATCGAGGGTCTGGTTCACGTCTCCGAGATCAGCCGCAAGAAGATCAAGTCCCCCTCCGAGATGTTCAAGGAAGGCGACTCCATCGAAGCCAAGGTCATCCACGTGTCCGCTGACGAGCGCCGTCTCGGCCTCTCCATCAAGCAGACCAAGGAAGAGCCCGCTGGCGGACGCAAGTCCAAGTCCTTCGGCTCCACCACCTCCGGCGACATCGCCGGTTCCACCTTGGGCGACCTGCTTCGCGAGAAGCTCGAGGAAGCCGCTGGTGAAATCCCCGTGGACGAGCCTGAGGCTCCCGCCGAGGAAGAATAGAGATACATCATGCGCACGGAGGCAACCCGAAATAGGTTCTCCCAGCGCCACCCCCTTGTCTTTGGGGTGATCATGATAATACTGGCCGTGGCCCTCTTCATGGGGGTCACGGCCTTTGCCCGTTACATGGGTTGGACCAACGGCGGCCTGGCTCTGGGCAAGGACCGGATAGGCGTGGTCCATATCGAGGGCATGATCATGGACTCCACCGAGGTGGTGGATTGGATTCGCACCCTCCGGCGCGACGACGCCATCAAGGGTGTGCTGCTCCGGGTCAACTCCCCGGGCGGCGCCATCGCCCCCTCCCAGGAAATCTACAGCGCGGTCACGGCGCTGGCCGCCGAGAAACCCGTGGTCGCATCCTACGGTTCGGTGGCCGCCTCGGGCGGGTACTACGCCTCGGTCCCGTCACGAATCATCGTGGCCAACCCCGGCTCGGTCACCGCGTCCATCGGCGTCATGGCTGAATTTTTCACTGCGGGCGAAGCCCTGTCGCGACTGGGCATCAAGCCCGAGGTGCTGACCACCGGCA encodes the following:
- the sppA gene encoding signal peptide peptidase SppA — encoded protein: MRTEATRNRFSQRHPLVFGVIMIILAVALFMGVTAFARYMGWTNGGLALGKDRIGVVHIEGMIMDSTEVVDWIRTLRRDDAIKGVLLRVNSPGGAIAPSQEIYSAVTALAAEKPVVASYGSVAASGGYYASVPSRIIVANPGSVTASIGVMAEFFTAGEALSRLGIKPEVLTTGKYKAAGTPMRDLTDAQREQLLGMMRDLHEQFVDDVAKARSMDRTDVAAIADGRAVTGRQALALGLVDMLGSRDQAIDKLKDLCGIDGTAVLVEGPVKEKTFMEEIMGAIHIDFTSATSLGGWTFSYK